Proteins encoded within one genomic window of bacterium:
- the carA gene encoding glutamine-hydrolyzing carbamoyl-phosphate synthase small subunit, which yields APSNFRSREPLHSYLKRNKIVAIEGVDTRALTRHLRDHGSKTGILSTKDFDRKRLLRKVRAAQGMVGRDLVREVTCKKPYRWTEGAWTLEKGYKGRKIDLKKKFKVIAYDFGIKRNILRNLVDAGCDVTVVPAGTTAQEVLAKRPDGVFLSNGPGDPEPVTYAIDTIRDLVGKVPIFGICLGHQLLGLALGGKTYKLKFGHHGGNQPVMDLETNKVEITAQNHGFAVDTDSLKGKAVLTHVNLNDKTVEGLKLSKVPAFSVQYHPEASPGPHDAHYLFERFVKMMKG from the coding sequence GGCCCCGTCCAATTTCCGGTCCCGCGAGCCGCTTCATTCCTACCTTAAGAGGAACAAGATCGTCGCCATCGAGGGGGTCGACACCCGCGCGCTCACGCGCCACCTGCGCGACCACGGCTCAAAGACGGGTATCCTCTCGACGAAGGATTTTGACCGGAAACGGCTTCTTCGGAAGGTGAGGGCGGCGCAAGGGATGGTCGGCCGCGACCTCGTTCGGGAGGTTACCTGCAAGAAGCCCTATCGGTGGACCGAAGGGGCCTGGACGTTGGAGAAGGGATATAAAGGAAGGAAGATAGACCTAAAGAAGAAGTTTAAAGTCATTGCCTATGATTTTGGAATTAAAAGAAATATTTTGAGAAATCTTGTGGACGCCGGCTGCGACGTCACCGTCGTCCCCGCCGGCACGACCGCCCAAGAGGTGCTGGCGAAGAGGCCCGACGGGGTCTTCCTCTCGAATGGCCCCGGCGATCCCGAGCCCGTGACCTACGCGATCGACACTATCCGGGATTTAGTTGGCAAGGTCCCCATCTTCGGGATCTGTCTGGGGCACCAGCTCCTCGGTCTCGCCCTGGGCGGCAAGACCTACAAGCTCAAGTTCGGCCACCACGGAGGCAACCAGCCCGTGATGGACTTGGAGACGAACAAGGTCGAGATCACGGCTCAGAACCATGGATTCGCCGTCGACACGGACTCCCTCAAAGGGAAGGCGGTGCTGACGCACGTGAACCTGAACGACAAGACGGTCGAGGGCTTGAAGCTTTCGAAGGTGCCGGCGTTTTCCGTGCAGTATCACCCCGAGGCCTCGCCGGGGCCGCATGATGCGCATTATTTGTTCGAACGATTTGTGAAAATGATGAAGGGGTAG